The genomic DNA CGATAGACTCAAAGACTTAGAAGCTCAAAAAGAGAAGCTTCAAAACTATGAAAAGCTTATAGGAAACTACCATAAGAAATCTCTTGAAATCAAAGAGGGTTTTATAAAATACGCACAAAAAACAGAAGAATATCTTGATGAAATAAAACCTATTATAAAAGAAAAACAAGAGTTTTTTAGAAGTTTGGCAAAACGCTTTTACCCAAAAAATACATCGGGCATCACCGTGTACCCTAATGAGGGGGAAAATCAACTACGCTACACCATAGAAGCAAAAATAGAATCTGATAATTCAGATGGCATCAACAATGTAAAAATCTTTTGCTACGACATGACGATGCTATTTAAAGGACACGGACACAATGTCAAGTTTAGTTTTCACGATAGCAGACTATTTGACGGCATAGATGAAAAACACAAAGCAGAGATAGTTAAAGTGGTGAATGAGCTTTTTAATGACACAGATTATCAGTACATCGCCACTGTAAATCAAAACCAACTAAATGAAGTCAAATCAATACTCACAGAGCAGGAATACAAAGAGATTATGGAACAAAATACGATTTTAACTCTAACCGATGAAGATGATAGCGAGAAGCTTTTGGGTGTGAAGGTGGATGTTGGGTATGAGTAAGGTAAATAATTAAACTTTGACAAAAAAGAGAGGTGTAAAGCATTTAGCTAAAGCGACACTAGATTTTTTAGTACCAATTTCCCTCTTGCGCTATACTTTCACAAACCCCACAAAGGAGAACCCCCATGACCGCCCAAGCCCTAGACGCCTATTGCCTTAGCAAAAAAGGTGCGCACAAAAGCTACCCCTTTGATGCCACGAGTGCTGTGTATAAGGTGGGTGAAAAGATGTTTGCTCTCATCGCCGAGCCAGAAACACCCCCGCGCATTACGCTTAAATGCGACCCCATCTACGCCCTCGAGCTTCGCAGCCTCTACGCCAGTGTCACGGGCGGGTATTACATGAACAAAAAACACTGGAACACCATCAGTTGCGATGGCGAAGTTGACGAAGAGAGCCTGCGGGAGTGGATTGACGCTTCTTATGCCCTCGTGGTAAGCGCACTGCCTAAAAAGGTGCGAGACACGCTTTAGGCGCTTTAGAAGTACAACATCTCAACACGCTATAATACCGCCACCAAAACTGTTTACATGTAAAGGAACGGTGTGATTCACATAGACCAGTTACAAAAATCCTACGGCGACACGTGCGTGCTTGATGGCATTGACCTAGCCGTGGGCGCAGGGGAAATCCACGCCATCGTCGGCCACAGTGGCGCGGGAAAAAGCACCCTTTTACGCTGCATCAACGGCCTAGAAACCTACCAAGGCGGTAGCCTAAAAGTCTTTGGCCACAAAGTCAAAGACTTAAGCCCCAGTGCTTTGCGCGAACTGCGCAAAGAGATGGGGATGATTTTCCAAAACTTCGCCCTTGCCAACCAAAAAAGCGTCTTTGAAAACGTCGCACTCCCCTTGCGCGTCCACGGGTATGAGCGCGCCCACATCACGCGTCGCGTAAAAGAACTCTTAGACCTCGTCGGCCTTGCCGAAAAAGCCACCGCTTACCCCAACGCCCTTAGTGGCGGCCAAAAACAGCGCGTCGCCATCGCCCGCGCCTTGGCACTAGAACCCAAGATTCTCCTTAGCGATGAAGCCACCAGTGCCCTTGACCCCAAAACCACCAACGACGTCCTAGACCTCCTTGGCACCATCAACCGCACCTTTGGCATCACCGTCATCATCGTCACTCACGAAATGGAAGTGGTCAAAAAAGCCGCCCAGTTTGCCATGCTCCTAGAACAGGGCAAAATCCTTGGCCACGGCAGGGTCGAAGAACTCTTTTTGCGCCCCACCCAACGCCTCAAACACTTCCTTGGGGAGGAAGAGTACTTGCCCCAAACAGGCGTCAACATCCACCTCTACTTCCCCAAAGAAGTCGCCCAACACAGCCTCATCACCCACATGGCGCGCACCCTTGACATGGACTTTAACATCGTCTGGGGCAAGCTAGAACGCCTTGGTGGCACCGTGCTTGGCCACCTTGTCATCAACCTCGAAGCCCACCACCAAAGCGCGGTAGAAGCGTACCTAGCCCAAAGCGGCGTATTGTGGGAGGTAGCCTAATGGACGCGTTTTTGACCCTCTTTGAGACCATCTTACTCCCCGCCATTTACCAAACCTTGTACATGAGCCTCACGGCTACCTTGTTGGCTTTTTTGCTTGGCCTCATTCCTGGCATCGTCCTTGTACTAAGTGACAGCAACGGCTTAAGCCCCAACAAAACCCTCTACACAACGCTAGATTTCATCATCAACACCTTGCGCTCGTTTCCCTTCATCATCCTCATCATCGTGCTCTTTCCCTTTACGAAACTGCTTGTGGGGCAAAGCATCGGCACCACCGCGGCCATCGTGCCTTTGACCATCGGCACGGCACCGTTTTTTGCCAAGCTCATCGAAAGCGCGTTTAAGGAAATCGACCGTGGCATCATCGAAGCCCCCAAATCCTACGGTGCGACTAACCTGCAAATCGTCTTTCGGGTCATGTTTCCCGAAGCCTTGCCTAGCCTTGTTTCAGGCATCACCCTCATCCTCATCGTCGTGGTTGGTTTTTCCGCTATGGCAGGCACAGTAGGGGGTGGCGGCCTTGGAGACGTGGCGATTCGCTACGGCTACCACCGTTTCAGGCCCGATGTATTGGCTTACACGGTCATCATTCTCGTCCTTATGGTACAGGGGTTTCAATTGCTTGGGAACCTCTTGTACAAGTTACTCAAGAAGTAATCCGTAGTAAGTCGGTCAAAATACTTGCTATTTAATCAGCGCTGTGCTATACTGCGCCATCATTTTTAAGGAGATTGTTTATGAAATTACGTGTATTGGTTTTAAGCGCCCTTGCTGCGCTGTCCCTTGTTGCTAAAGAGGTCATCGTCGTAGGCGCCACCCCTGTGCCTCACGCCCAAATCCTAGAGTTTGTCAAACCCCTTGTAGCCAAAGCGGGCTATGAGCTCAAAATCCAAGAGTTCAACGACTACGTCATCCCCAACCTTGCCACTGAAGAGGGCGAATTGGATGCGAACTTCTTCCAGCACACCCCGTACCTCGAAGAGTTTAACAAAAACCGTCGCACCACCCTTGTCAAAACCGTGAGCGTACACCTTGAGCCTATGGGTGTCTATTCTAAAAGCCTCAAAAGCCTTGACGCGCTCAAAGACGGAAGCAAAGTGAGCATCCCTAACGACCCTACTAACGAAAGCCGCGCCTTGGAAGTGTTAGCCCACCTTGGCCTCATCACCCTCAATGACGCGCCCCTTAAAACGCCTATCGACATTACCAGTAACCCTAAAAAACTTCGCTTTGTGGAAATCGAAGCGCCTCAACTTCCCCGCACCCTTGGTGATGTTTCCCTTTCGGTCATCAACACTAACTTTGCGTTAAGTGCTGGCCTGAACCCCACCAAAGACGCTTTGGCAATGGAAAGCATCGACTCCCCTTACGCCAACATCTTGGTTGTTAAAAGCGGACGAGAAAATGACCCAAAAATCAAAGCCCTAGACGCCGCTTTAAACTCACCTGAGGTAAAAGCGTACATCCTCGAAACCTTTAAAGGCGAGATTATCCCCGCGTTTTAGTCTTACGAAGTATCCTTACATGTAAAGGTTTTTCCCTTTACATGTAAGGCGTTTTTAATCACGCATTCTTTACAATGTCACACTTCCATCGAGCATTGCCCAAGGTTTGGGCCGACATCACTGCCGCCGCATTATTGTTCTAGTTGCCTCTTTGGGGAACCGTAAAGGAATCCCATGCCAAGATCCAAGCGCTTGTTGCTACTTTCCCATTGCCTCTTGAATGCTAACGCCAAAGTAGAGGGCATCGAACCCTACGAAGGTGCGTTCAAACCTCTCATTTTGCCCCTCATTGAAGCGGGTTTTGGCCTCATCCAACTCCCCTGTCCTGAACTGCGCCACGGTGGAATGCGCCGCTGGGGTCAGGTCAAAACCCAATACGACACGCCCTTTTACCGCGCCCACTGCAAAACACTCCTAGAACCCTTCGTGCTTGAAATACTCGAATACCAACGCTGTGGGTATGAAGTATGCGGCTGTATCGGCGTGGACGGTAGCCCAAGCTGTGGAGTGCACCGTACATGTAAGGGCGACTGGGGTGGTGAAATCGACGAGAGCTTTTGCTTGGAAAGCTGTCTTGAGAGCTTGCGCGAGGAGAACGAAGCGGGCGTGATGATAGCATCACTGCAAGCGCTCTTGGCAGAACACGGGATAACGTTGCCCTTTTGGGCCATCAATGAAAAATCGCCCCACGAAGAGGTGGCGACACTACTCAAGGAGCTTTCGTGAAATCCCTTTTCCTAACCCTCATTTTGGCCTTTAACAGCCTGCTTTTTGCGGCTTCCAATACCCTTACCGTTGGCCTTGCCGCAGCCTACCCACCCTTTGAATCCCGCGATGAAAAAAGCGGCCAAATCGTAGGGTTTGACATCGACCTAGCCCACGCCATTGGCAAAATCCTTGGCAAAACCATTGTCATCAAAGACGCCGAATGGCAAGCCTTGCTAGGCGGACTTAGAAACGGCCATTACGACATCATCCTCAGCGCCATGAGCAAACAAGAAGCGGGCGCAGACAATGCCAACTTCAGCGACCCCTACTACGAGCTTACCGATGTCATCGTCACACGCAAAGACGATGCGCGCATCACCAAACCTGAAGACTTAAAAGGCAAAGTAGTCGGCGTGCAACTTGGAAGTGGTAGCGAACAAGTGGTAGACAAACTCGAAGGCCTAAAGTCCGTCTCTCGTTACAACTACAACCCCGAAGCCTTTTTGGACCTCAAACACAAACGCATTGACGCGGTGGTTGTAGGCTATGCGTACGCCCTCACCCAAAAAGATTTTGCCACTGAATACAAACTCGCAGGTGAAGTGGCTGCGGCAGAGCTAGTGATTGTAATGAAAAAAGGCCAAGATGCACTCACTGCTCAAATCAACCAAGCCCTCGCCCAAGTCAAAGCCGATGGCACGTACGACGCCCTTGTTGAAAAATGGTTACAGGTTAAATAGGTGAATTTTGGTGCCGTGTGGGGAAATCTAGGCTTCTTATTAGAGGCCTCATGGCTGACAATCTACCTCTCTTTTTTATCTTTTTTGGTTGCGTTGGCCATCGGTGTTTTGATTGGCACATGGCGCGCCCTTGGTGCACCCAGAGGGATAGAATGGATAATGGTCACCTACATCGAGATTTTCCGCGGCACGCCCCTTTTGGTGCAACTGTTTTTTATCTATTACGGTTTACCCCAAGTGGGCATCGCTATGAGTGCCCACCACGCGGCGATTTTAGGGCTTAGTCTTAATTTCGGAGCTTACATGTCTGAAATCGTCCGCTCTGGCATGGGTGCTATTGATTATGGTCAACACGAAGCCGCGCGGGCGTTGGGCATGAACGCATGGGTGCGCTTGCGCT from Sulfurospirillum tamanense includes the following:
- a CDS encoding MmcQ/YjbR family DNA-binding protein → MTAQALDAYCLSKKGAHKSYPFDATSAVYKVGEKMFALIAEPETPPRITLKCDPIYALELRSLYASVTGGYYMNKKHWNTISCDGEVDEESLREWIDASYALVVSALPKKVRDTL
- a CDS encoding methionine ABC transporter ATP-binding protein — its product is MIHIDQLQKSYGDTCVLDGIDLAVGAGEIHAIVGHSGAGKSTLLRCINGLETYQGGSLKVFGHKVKDLSPSALRELRKEMGMIFQNFALANQKSVFENVALPLRVHGYERAHITRRVKELLDLVGLAEKATAYPNALSGGQKQRVAIARALALEPKILLSDEATSALDPKTTNDVLDLLGTINRTFGITVIIVTHEMEVVKKAAQFAMLLEQGKILGHGRVEELFLRPTQRLKHFLGEEEYLPQTGVNIHLYFPKEVAQHSLITHMARTLDMDFNIVWGKLERLGGTVLGHLVINLEAHHQSAVEAYLAQSGVLWEVA
- a CDS encoding methionine ABC transporter permease, which encodes MDAFLTLFETILLPAIYQTLYMSLTATLLAFLLGLIPGIVLVLSDSNGLSPNKTLYTTLDFIINTLRSFPFIILIIVLFPFTKLLVGQSIGTTAAIVPLTIGTAPFFAKLIESAFKEIDRGIIEAPKSYGATNLQIVFRVMFPEALPSLVSGITLILIVVVGFSAMAGTVGGGGLGDVAIRYGYHRFRPDVLAYTVIILVLMVQGFQLLGNLLYKLLKK
- a CDS encoding MetQ/NlpA family ABC transporter substrate-binding protein, with the translated sequence MKLRVLVLSALAALSLVAKEVIVVGATPVPHAQILEFVKPLVAKAGYELKIQEFNDYVIPNLATEEGELDANFFQHTPYLEEFNKNRRTTLVKTVSVHLEPMGVYSKSLKSLDALKDGSKVSIPNDPTNESRALEVLAHLGLITLNDAPLKTPIDITSNPKKLRFVEIEAPQLPRTLGDVSLSVINTNFALSAGLNPTKDALAMESIDSPYANILVVKSGRENDPKIKALDAALNSPEVKAYILETFKGEIIPAF
- a CDS encoding CD3072 family TudS-related putative desulfidase, giving the protein MPRSKRLLLLSHCLLNANAKVEGIEPYEGAFKPLILPLIEAGFGLIQLPCPELRHGGMRRWGQVKTQYDTPFYRAHCKTLLEPFVLEILEYQRCGYEVCGCIGVDGSPSCGVHRTCKGDWGGEIDESFCLESCLESLREENEAGVMIASLQALLAEHGITLPFWAINEKSPHEEVATLLKELS
- a CDS encoding transporter substrate-binding domain-containing protein — encoded protein: MKSLFLTLILAFNSLLFAASNTLTVGLAAAYPPFESRDEKSGQIVGFDIDLAHAIGKILGKTIVIKDAEWQALLGGLRNGHYDIILSAMSKQEAGADNANFSDPYYELTDVIVTRKDDARITKPEDLKGKVVGVQLGSGSEQVVDKLEGLKSVSRYNYNPEAFLDLKHKRIDAVVVGYAYALTQKDFATEYKLAGEVAAAELVIVMKKGQDALTAQINQALAQVKADGTYDALVEKWLQVK
- a CDS encoding amino acid ABC transporter permease, which codes for MNFGAVWGNLGFLLEASWLTIYLSFLSFLVALAIGVLIGTWRALGAPRGIEWIMVTYIEIFRGTPLLVQLFFIYYGLPQVGIAMSAHHAAILGLSLNFGAYMSEIVRSGMGAIDYGQHEAARALGMNAWVRLRYIIYPQALRITLPPLTNTYAAILKDSSLVSVLSITELTRAGQLIYVRTYEPFEIYLTLAVFYFVMTFSISRVARLLEIRLSGGYAQKG